The genomic DNA gtccagcctggcctgggatgtctccagggatggttcatccaccacctctctgggtaccttggccaggctctcaccaccctcagggcaacaatttcttcctcatgtccagcctgaatctccctcttttagtttaaaaccatcaccccttgtcctatcacaacaggccctgctaaaaagtctgtccccatcttccttacaggccccttttaaattcagaaaggctgcaatcaggtctccctggagccttctccagacTTTCTGGCAGAGGAAGAGTGTGTGTTTacatccaaattaaaaaaaaaatgaaaagttacAGCTGTCACAGTGAGGGAAAACAACATCTGAGCTGTGGGCACAGGGCTCTCCTGCCTCCTGAACTTGCAAGCAGTTTCTGTCTGGTAGGAAATAAGTGAAACTGATGGGGTGGGATTGCACGGTGCTGTCCACGTCACCGTGGTGTGAGCAGCTGCCTCCAGACTGTGCCCGATGTGCAGTGAATCCTCCCCAGCAGGAAAGGTGTCACCACCCGTGTCTGTGTGAACATGTGCAGTAGGGAACTTGGGGCCAtcactgctgggctggagatggaTATTAGGAGTTTTTTGCCACTTAGcattgtagaatcacagaatcattttggttggaaaagaccctcaatcTTGAGTCCAAACgtttccccacccctggcactaccccatgtccctgagaacctcatgtccgtctgtccaaccctccagggctggtgactccagcactgccctgggcagcctgttccaatgccccacagccctttggggaagaaattgttcccatatccaacctcaacctcccctggcgcaacttgaggccgtttcctctgctcccggcgcttgttcctggggagcagagcccgacccccctggctccaagctcctttcaggcagttcagagatcagaaggtctcccctcagctcctgttctccagctgaacccccaggtccctcagctgctccatcacacttgtgctccagcccctcaccagctttgtcgcctcctctgcactcactctagtatttcaatgtcctccTTActatgaggggcccaaaaccgaaCACAGTTACCCGACCACGAGTCAAAATCCTTTTTCTGAAGTTCTGCTGCTCTGGCTTTGATTTCTTCCATCTTGGTTTTATCAGTCGAGTTAcctaaagagaaaagcaaatacaattAGGAAAAGCACCGCTGTaaacacacaccccaaaaccctcaGGTGCTCTGCCCTGGCCGGAGAAACCCTCTGTGCTCActacctgctgctgcagaatcTCCGCCTGCACACTGAGCTGCTCTTCTCTTCGGGAGGACACCACGGGATAATGGTTTCTTCTGGAAGCTGCTGTCAATATAAACCACTGAAACCTGGCAGCACTCCCTGCCCACACACAGCAGCATTCTGGGTTTGATACAAGGAATACCTGCGCCCAAGCAATGGGACAGCTGAACCTTTATTACAATTTAAGGTGGGCTTAATTACTGCGTGACCAACCGCCTCCCTGAAAGCTTCAgcaagaaaccaaacaaacaactgtGCTGTGAGATATTACAGCCAGTCAGGTTTGACACTTACTGTATAGGtacatacatttctttttatttattcgAGGGATTATTGTTTTAGGCCCTGTTTTAGCTTCAGAAGCTTCTGAAGTTCGTCTAGAAAAGCCAGGTTGGAGACTTTGAGTTGCAGTCACTGGAGAAGTGGGGTGTCTCTTCCTGGTGACCTGTGGGCAGGGGCTACAGTGAGAGGCTGGAACACTCACAGCGCGGGGTGCAGGTAACAGCACATCATCTGCCCCAAATCCTCACGTCCCGCTCCCTCagaggctgcagctcctcctcgttcagcttcagctctgcctgtgGAAGAAAACCACATGTTTTTTCAAACACCTACACTGGTGGAACGAGCAAGTTCAGCAAGCAGGGCACCATTTCCACCATGAGCTATTACACAAGTGTGGTGCAAATACAACCGTGATTCACCTTATCAAATACCCATTGCATTTCAGTCTCATTAGAAAGCCAAAATCCACCCCGATAGAAACCAGAGATGTAGCTCTACCCAAAACTTGGTTTCAGCCTATTGAGGgaagttcatttttcttttttccctaaaCCCCATCCTAAGCAAATTGCTCTGCCAAAACTGTTCGTGAGGTGCCAAAGAAAGGAACATGCACTTCACGTGccattaaataaaacatttatacaCTCTGAGCTATGAACATAATATATTTACAAGACATTATAAACAGAACAGCAAACATTAATGGGAAAACCTTGGAGCTACCCAAACACACCCATGTCCTCACGGCTGCAGGTTCTTGCTCTGCATAGGCAGGAACAAAGACATTTCTGgttatttattctttaaaactGGTAAAGCACAGCCGAGCATACCGTTTATGACCTGCTGGGAATTATCCCCCAGGCAGAGCAGGAACAAGGGCAGACCTTGTGTATTTAAGAGGCATTTGAGTTACACAACCGTTAAACATATGTTCAATATTTCACTAGGCTGAAGGCTGACAATATTGTGGCAAGGACAGGCTTTGCCGGACATCTGACTCCTGGGTAGATATCCTTGATAATTTCCTTCATCTTCATCTGTAAAATGCCACCTAATTTACTGACAGATAGCCAAAGAACTACAAGAAGCTTATAAAAGAGAGCACAGGGCCTGTGTTTTAGCTGGGAGAGCTCGAGCTTGTTTTCAACACCCGGAAAAATGAAATCAGTAGAAGGAAACCTGCCTTCCAGCCCACGTTAGGCTGCAGGGAGGAGAAACACAAATCCTCCCCAAGGTGGGTGTCGGGGCTCATATCACCTGAGGCAGAGGAGAAACAAGGCAGCGTCATTCACCTCTGTGTGCCGTTAGGAAAACTTACTCTAGAATGGTCAGCCTTTGTCTAACCCAACAGTATCGGAGACTGGGAGAGAGATTTTTATGACCTCAGTCGCACATTAGGGAATCAATAAAGGCCACGGCGCTCCCAAAATCCCGCACACACCATCTAAGGTCAGGAGCTGGGATCCTCAAGGAAGGATaatattactactactactaccaataatcatagaatcattttggttggaaaagattcTTAAGATCGAgaccaaccataacctaactctagcactaactcatgtccttaagaacctcatctatacgtcttttaaaccccctccagggatggtggctcaaGCAGCAAATAGTACCACCAAATAATACTAGTAGCAAAGAGAACACTCCTGCAAGAGATAGAGATTTTCTCACTAATTAACAGGCCGGAGACCAGAGAAGCAGCTACGACATTAACATTTCTTCCCGTGCTTAGAGGGGACAAAGGTTTCACAGCCAGTCTAGAAAACTGGCATCTTCAAAACAGGTTCACTAACTCCCAAAGCCCGACGACTCCGGGGAACTgagaagcacaaagaaaccACAGACCTGTAAGCAGGACCTTGCTCAGGCCCCGCTAAGCCGGACTTTGCCTTTCGCCATGGCAGAGCAGCTGTTGAAAGGCTCTGGATCCCGCACCGAGGCGCCCATCCGAAACCTGAAAATAAATAGTATTACTTGATTATTAAATGCACAAGCACAACTTCATGTCCTACACGTGCTCTCAGCATAATCTGGAGGTTTTATGAACTCCTGGGGCAGATTTTCCCCCATCCATCAGCTGGGAGCTGTAGCAGGTTCACAAACGTCTCCCGAGCCTTGGGACCCCGGGCTGAGGTGTTCACCAAGAACCGAGGCCTAAACTCAATATTCTGCAGTCTCCTGAAAACGCAAAATTTAAGGGTAAGAATTAAAACAGTGTACGGaaatacatttcttcttttttttccccagaaagaaGCGCTGCAGTTTGCAGAGCCTCAGGGTCTGCACCAAACACCCAACTGAACTTAAACGAACCCCCAAAATAGCGCAGTAAGTGAGTTTATGGCGAAAAGGGATGATAATAATAAAGGGAAATCTCAGGGCGCGCTCACCGCCTGGCGCCAGCCACGCCGAACATTAATATTCATGAGCCAGCGCTTTCCGGCTCCGCCCACCCgccccaggccccgcccccagGGCCGGGAGCGCGTCACCGGCGCTGCGCTGGGGACAAGTAAAAGAATACAACGAAAAACAACAGCAAGGAAGATTAAAAACACACTCTAGCAGCCCAAATCGCGTTCAGCCTCCGCCGCCCACCCACCCCTGTGACTGGGTGCAGCTGCGGGCCTTAGAAACTGCTGCTGTACAGCGGTGCACAAGTGCCTGCTCTAATTTCTAGGGGTAATTAAATCAGGCCTCATTTAGTCTGAGCTGTTATCAGCCCATTCTGTGCTTTAGGGAGCAGCCTGCCCATGAGCCGGAGTCACCAAGGGATGGTGGTGCAGCAGGCAGGAGTGCATGTTTGTCACCTCACCTGGGATACAGAAGGTGGTGGGGGGATCAGGATCACCCGGGACCAGGCGATGGGATAAATGTTGGTCTCACACAGCTCCGGTAGCCCTGTGATATCAGATAGCAAGTGTAGTGaatgctttcttattttctagcagccctgctgcagcgggaaaataaaattataaagaaaaaagagtatatATCTCTACAGACTGAAGTTCTTTCTCAGCCATTTcccaaaataacaaaaccaaatccagctTTAGAATCCCAGGTAAGATGATATTCCAAACATCCAGCATCGTTTCACAGGACAGAGCAGCACTCTGAAAAGAGAACAGCAGACAGTGCTGGGGGAAAAGCTGGCTGGGGGGTTTGCACGGTCAGCTCATCCCCATCCTCAAAGGTAAGAGAGAATCACAAGGGGgaattcccttttttccccaaaatcaAACACTTTGTGCTGCCCACAGTGGGAGCCTGGACTCCCCTGTACATCAGTTTTGCTGCAGGGGTGATGACAGCAGCAAAGGGAACAAGACAACCCTGACCCCAGGTGAGATGGCAAGGCAGAATACAACAAGTTTATTTTCTATTCAGAcacaagcttttctttttcccagccTGGCTGATCACTGGAGCTGCACTTTGTGTCTTCTGATTTGCAAGAAGCATTGTCTCTATTGCAAAAAACTAGAAACAAATTGAGCTGATTATACAGGTCAGAGTAAAGTCCACCCAGCCCAGCGCCTGTGCTGCTGAATGACAAACGCAGGGACGGCACCGGCACAGGTGAGCACACAGCAACACCTCTCCAGAGcgcccaccaccaccaccaattTGCACCCAGAACTGTATTTCataaccttttttattttattctcccCATCCCTTTTTGAACCCACATTCACAATACCTGGTGGCAAAAAGCTTGAGCAGCTCAACCGGGTGTGCTCAAAGCAACATCCTTATGCTTGGTATTTTAACTTGATGCTCCTCTAATTGCTAAATATTTGGAGAAAGCCTGACACTTGTGGTTTTATAGACCTTACATATCCTTTCCCAGCTTGgttctccctccccagctgaGAATCCTCATCGATGGGATCACTCATCACACCTTTGAGCATCCTTTTCCACATCGAGTCTAAGCCTATCGTAACTTCCTTCTAATGGGAGTAACGCTGACTTACTGCCTGCGTTACGCTGTAGTTACACAAGCTATAGCTCAACTCTGGCCAAGCTTTACCCCTTTCCCACAAATCTTGGGAAACCCTTGGGCTGGTGGTTGCGCAAACATCCAACTGGGAATGGGCATCACCTGTGAACACATCACCAGACTGGTTGAGCTGGTGTCTCCTCCTGGCCCTCACCTCCCAAACCAgatactttttccttttctaccttgTTTTTCCACAGGTTTATCAGCAGAGACTAGACCCAAGAGGAACAGCATCCACGCAACCCAGTGTGAGCTGATTTGATAGAAGTTTAATGGACCTGGGGAAGTGGAGAGGGAAATCACGGTGGgtctaaaaataaagaaaaatagtcACTTTAGGAAAGTGAGGCTGCAAAGAGCAAACTCTTCTGGAAATTGCAACTCAGAGAAACCATGATCTTGAAAACAATTGTGGGAAAGGTTTCTTGAATCAGCTCTGCAGCTTCCTGCAAAGCTTTTACTGACACAGAGGCACAGGCAGGAGCGTCCACCAGCCCACATGTCCTCTTGTGAGGGAATTCAGGGCGCTCTCCTCATCGTGCACTGATGGGAAAAACGCACCAGCGCACACTTTGAGGAGCTGAACACCCCCCGTTCATTCAAACAGCAGAGGATGCTGCCCCACCGGGCACAATCTGCATGTCTGCCACCCTTGGGAGGACAGGAGCCGAAAGGGTGCGAGCATTAAAGAGACAAACAACAGGTCAGGTAAGAAAAATACTGCCTCttcatttaatgttttaagACCTCAGTAAACAACCAGAACAGTACAGAGAGTCCGAGGCTAAACCCCTTCCCGCCTCCCCAAACGCAAACTCCAAACCGCGACAGGTACCAGGTGACAACTCGGAAGAAGGAGCAGCAAAATTTGGGAATTGAGAGATGGCCGAGAGGAATCTCTGCTGTGTGAGGGCAAAAGGATGGGACATGGAGGACACAGATTCCCTCACccgcaggcagagctggggctggtcAGGAGGGAAGAGTTTCCACCCCAAGCAAGCAGCCCAAATCTCTTGCTCACACACAGAAGGGccagatgtgaatttggaaaacagagctggaaGCTACAGCAGAGGTGCAAGACACATGATGTGCTGACCTTGGTAGCCAAACCTCTGTCCCACAGGGATTTCAGCCTCtcaaaggacaaagaaaaccaGGGAAGTTAGGTCCAACTTGGCAAGTGTTGCAGCGCTCCTTTGTGAACACAAAACTGAACACGGGGGGAGTGAACAAGGCCAGGCCCTGCACACatccctccctgctgctgctgggacactccCGACCCCATCCCACAACTGGCCTTGTCTTCTCAAGTGGTTTTCCTTGAGCTGCGGAGCATCAGATGGTTAAAGGCATGTCGGGAAGTGAACCCCAGCGCAGGTTTCCGAGGAATTGATGTGGTATGTGAGCGGAGGGCCAGGAGAGCAGGACGCATCAGGTGTTGCGGCTGGAGAGAGGCAGAGATGGCAGCACAACCGCTCCGCTCCCACCCCGCTGGCAGAACCCGCACAGGGGTTATGGGGTGACGGAACCAGCGCAGGTCGGGTTGGGAAGGCAGTTGCATGGCTGCCGGATGGTCCATGGCACAGATTCAAGCGCTGCTTGAATTTCCATTCCCAGAGCAGCAACAGCTGGAACCGTGATGGGTGGTGGAACTTAAGGAACACGTTTCACTGTTCTCTGCCTCTCCAGCTAGCAGAAGCCTGCGGTGGTGCCACTTCTGCTGCCACCGCGTGCAATCAGATCCAAAGGGAGGGTTAACTGGCGTCTACACAGCCCAGTTAACTGCACCAAGCACCAACGTCCCACACGGGGCCGCGCCATAGTCCAGAGCCCCACGGCAGAGCCCTCAGATCTCAACGTCACTCTCTTTGTCGTTATCGTGGTCACCGTCATAAAACTCATTGGCAGCTTCAGGtctggggaaagaaaatcacCATCAGAGCGCCGATACCCTTGGGGCCAGAGAAGAATGCCCGCTGGCAAAGGTCAGAAGACGCCCCGCACGCAAACACCCCATGTAATGTTGTAAGAGGAGACCACACATTTCTCGAGAGGCTCCCTGGATAAAACCAAGGGCTCAGAAGTGACTTAGCAACCCTTCTAGGAAACACAATGGTCTCCAGTGTCCTAGCAGGGGTTGGAAAGAGAAGCCTGTCTGTCCAGAACGAGAGAGCTGGTACCTGCTGTAGTTTTCCTCGGAGCCTCTTTCCTCCGGATCAGGCTCATCTGTGCGATCGTAGCTGAGCAAGTCAGAAGGGACATCGTGGATCTGCACGCTGGGAGCATGGTTCAGCATTTTCAGGTTCTCAAATATCGTCTGCCTGATCTGATCCAAgtactacattaaaaaaaagagagggatcACACCACAGCAAGATCTGAGGCACAACTGTCAGCACTGCTCCCTGCCTGAACCATCTATGTGTGGCCATGAGAAAGACAATTGTGCAAAAAGCTCTTTATCAGAGCAGAGGAGGTAGAAGAGTTAAGTCAATCATTTGAGACTCAAGctcacagaaaaagagaaacaactcAGCAAGGTTCTCAAATGCTACAAGACTTTCTGACATCCCAGAGTGTCTTATTCTGCTTGTATTTCATCAGGTTTCTGCCACACAAAAAATTCCTTACCGGGGCTCTACTTGGCTTCATAGGGGAGAGCATCAGCCACAGGGTTTTGGGAGCAAACAGCTGACACAGAAATCAGGCCGCAAGCACTCACCTGCCTGGAGTTCTGATTTTCAATCCTCGTACTGACGTCAGGATGAAGGGTGAAGTCTGGAGCAAAGTATTCGAAGTACTCTGTGACGGAACAAGTGACAGTTACAGCCCGCACTGCCCTGCGGGGAGCAGTGTGCGCTCCACCATGACAGGGGGACCAGACCTTAACAAATAAAGTGATGTACAGCTCTGTGCCCACAAGGAATTACAGCAAACAGAGCAAGCAAAAGTAACACTCAGGTTACTGAACAGGGAACAATCCAAACTGAATGATATATGACACAGGAAGCATCTGTCTGCCCAGCGAAGCCCACGAGAGTTGGTAGGAGGCAACTAACGTAATGTCTAAGATCAGAAAGTGTTGTCACTTTGGCCCTGCTCATGCAGAATAGAAGTGTTAATTCTTCAGCTGATGTAGCAAATACTTTAGCTCagctaataaggaaaaaagtggAAATTCAACTTACCACTGTATGGGAGCTCTTCACTAATTGCTTCCTCTACAAGCAACGATGTTTCATAAGTCctgaaaagatggaaaaagatGAGCGCAGTCCAGGGAAAGCTACATGCTGCACACAGGGacaaagcccacagaaaatGATTCATCAGTGACCTTCAGCAAGCAGAGAAGAAACCCACCAGCATCGTGCCACATTGCGGACTGTGTAACCACCTCCTCCCAGGACCAGTAAGGGGATGTTGAAGCTCTTGACGTACTCCACACACTCCCTAAAAACcccagacaaaaaaaatgtcagagctGTTAACCACAGCACACATTCACAGTTCCAAAATGCCACCGTGCACCCAACGCAACCACACTGATGTGATACACTCAGGGCTTTCACCCACAGAATCAATCCCAGCCTGGTCAGGGCTGAAaggacctctgcagatccccagcccagccctgctcacgcagggtcacagagcagatcacacaggtgggtccagggggtttgaatgtctcagagaaggagactccacacccgctctgggcagcctgggccaggctctggcacctcccagcaaacaagtttctcctcatgttcagatggagcctcctgtgtttcagtctgtgcccgttgcccctcaccctggcattgggcaccactgaacagagtctggtccatcctctgacacccacgcTGGAGATATtcataaacattgataagatctcTCTTAGtttctcctctccagctgaaccacgccagctctctcagcctttcctcataagaaagatgttcaGACCTCTCAACATCTTCATAACCcaccgctggactccctccagtaatccCTTGCCTTAAACAGGGGAGCCTGAACCATATTCTACTCCATGAACCACCACCCTGCAGTGCCTTGTACAAAGTCTCACTCTGAGACCCCTCCTGTCACACAggggtttaaaaacaaaacaaaaccaaaaaactgcTGGTGTTGCTGAAAGGCAAAAGCCCAAGCTCCAGCCTCACAGCAGAGGACTCACTAGAGCCCTTCAGACCAAAGGATGGTCCTTCAACtacctgctctgccccagccccgctgtACTTACCCGTGTCCTCTTATACTGAGGTTAAAACAACCCAAACGGTCACAACCCAGAGAATCAGCACCACACTGgggaacagaaaaagaaaacaacaattcAGTTTTTGCTAGGGAGGCTGTGTGGCAGTTACACATCCCCCTGAGAcctggagccttcaatggggcagtttGTAGCATGTTTTGTGACCCATTGTGCATGTCCCCATGTACAACACCCAGGGTGGTACCAAGGTGCTGATAatcacatcctcccctacccCATGTCAGAGTGACTTCACCTCTAcaagctgctggggcaggagggatgAGACCTTGAGTCAATTGGCAGGGTTGTTAGCAGAGGAGGTGCCCAAAGTAGCTGCAGAGCTTCCGGACCATGTtctaatgcccacagccagatctgaccagactataaaatGGGGCTCCTGCTGAAGGCCCCCTtggagtggtcttctcagagcagtgggtctgtgaacCTGAGCCCTCTCCTTAAACTGGGACACaatctaaggagacttcctgggattgagagtgcctcacctcctcatttgggtgagtggtaatttactggatatatccttgaatgagtccttgcccAACCCAGGCGAGTGACTATTTCTTGTGGGTAGCCTGAagtcagagggctctggttttgtttcttgtgagtgtgtgcatgcatgctgtggatcctcattattctgaTTTTACTGTAcaccaataatctcctcaactgatatccaaacctgtattttatgttgttggagtgctaactaattgtataaaccctgtttctagttggtttatTTGCTGCGCTTTTCTggccagaataaagtctgttttggaacttgttgtctgcctaaaactgaCTTCGGGGTGCCTCTATGACAGAGGTGTTGCTTTCTAGACATACATCAGTATCCTCAAGCCCCAGTCACCCCAATTCACCAGAGGAGGGGGACACCCCaaccccaaacccctgggaAGAGGAGGTAACACCTCAAAAGCAGCCCCCTCCATCCCCCAGCCTCTGAAAGGGACAGATGCGTGTGCACAGACTCGCTCTCTTACCTGTAGCACTATGCAGGTGGGCTGATAATAATCTACCACCTGGTTAATGACCGGCTGGAAGAGGTGTTTGTAACCTTGGGAGGCAAACACAGATCAGTCATTGCTCTGGAGCAGAAGGACCAGCAAATGTATGGGGAACGGGACAGCAGGGAACAGCAACTCACTTTGGTCATCGATGCCATCTCGGAGAGGCACGTTGAGACAGTAATAACGGCCACTCTCCGCGCCAACTTCATACATGTCACCTGGTCAGGGACAGACAGGACAGTCACATCACTGAGACTTCAGAGGCCAGACCTGCTCTGGGTTGAGATCTCTGTTAACCTAGCTAGGATCCATCTTTCTGAACAAATAACTATACTTTTGCTCATCTCTAATTGTTTTCCCATGCCTTTTCTTCCATTGTTTCTCCCCGCAGCACTGATTTGTAATTTTACACTTTCATACTCCAGCAGAGGCTTCAAAGGATTCTGAAGCAAGGCCAGGTTCACACTGTAAGGGAAGACAGATACCTGTGCCAGGAAAGAAATAGTTCCCGTATTTATGAAACGACACTGTCATGACACGGTCCGTCAAGTAGAACGCCTCCTGCACACCGTCTCCGTGATGGATGTCGATATCAATGTACAGAACACGCGGGTGATACCTATgcaataaaggaggaaaaaggaaaagcagcgtCACTGTCTGCATCGCACCCAGCCCCACTGTTCCCCACGTGCCTCAGCATCACCCAGAGCTCtacaaaccaccaccaacatACACCCCTTTGCCAAAAGAACTGGCCTGTCCCACCCCAGGCACATCAAATAGCTTTAGATACCTGACATCTGTACGCagccaaacaaaccccaccactACACATTTCCTTCTGATGTGCTTGGGAAGAGATATTAGAAAACCAGGTGTTCACACGGGGCCAGAAATACCTTGGAAAGCACATGACAGAGAACCTATTTTAACCAGGCAGGGGTTAGAAAGTcgtggggttttgtttattttacaaacAAGCTGCTGTTAGTTAATCTTCAGGAGCTCAAATGATTTTTAAGCACCTGTGTAAACGAAAAGTAATCCAGCCAAGGAGGCGGCAGGAAGATTTCCTTCCTCTGCATCCCAGATCAATGGCAGCTTTATGATTCATCACCCAGCACCAACAACACCAGGCTGGGCTAAATTTactggagaagctgctgctgggtcACAAAGACagagggggaagaaggggagaCAATCACAAGCAAAAGCACTGGGGGAACGTCAAAGCCCATGTGGTACTGAGCCCTAAGCcacccctgcctgcctgcccagcTGGAGAGAACTTCTCCAACTCTTCCTAAGGAAAGACTTTGGTCAGTCCCCAAAGCACAGGGATCCGGCATCCACACCAAAATCCATGGGAATTGGGGAGagacctgaaaaaaataaccacacaAGACAACATTGAAACACAGAGGAGGAGCCTGTGGTTTCTATCATCTGCATTGGAACCACaccttatagaatcatagaatcattttggctggaagagacccgcaagatcattgagtccaaccataacccacccctggcactgtcccatgtccctgagaacctcatctccatctgtccaaccctccagggatggtgactccagcactgccctgggcagcctgttccaatgccccacagccctttggggaagaaattgttccccatgtccaacctcccctggcgc from Columba livia isolate bColLiv1 breed racing homer chromosome 14, bColLiv1.pat.W.v2, whole genome shotgun sequence includes the following:
- the HDAC3 gene encoding histone deacetylase 3 isoform X2, which encodes MCRFHSEDYIDFLQRVSPNNMQGFTKSLNAFNVGDDCPVFPGLFEFCSRYTGASLQGATQLNNKICDIAINWAGGLHHAKKFEASGFCYVNDIVIGILELLKYHPRVLYIDIDIHHGDGVQEAFYLTDRVMTVSFHKYGNYFFPGTGDMYEVGAESGRYYCLNVPLRDGIDDQSYKHLFQPVINQVVDYYQPTCIVLQCGADSLGCDRLGCFNLSIRGHGECVEYVKSFNIPLLVLGGGGYTVRNVARCWTYETSLLVEEAISEELPYSEYFEYFAPDFTLHPDVSTRIENQNSRQYLDQIRQTIFENLKMLNHAPSVQIHDVPSDLLSYDRTDEPDPEERGSEENYSRPEAANEFYDGDHDNDKESDVEI
- the HDAC3 gene encoding histone deacetylase 3 isoform X1; translation: MAKTVAYFYDPDVGNFHYGAGHPMKPHRLALTHSLVLHYGLYKKMIVFKPYQASQHDMCRFHSEDYIDFLQRVSPNNMQGFTKSLNAFNVGDDCPVFPGLFEFCSRYTGASLQGATQLNNKICDIAINWAGGLHHAKKFEASGFCYVNDIVIGILELLKYHPRVLYIDIDIHHGDGVQEAFYLTDRVMTVSFHKYGNYFFPGTGDMYEVGAESGRYYCLNVPLRDGIDDQSYKHLFQPVINQVVDYYQPTCIVLQCGADSLGCDRLGCFNLSIRGHGECVEYVKSFNIPLLVLGGGGYTVRNVARCWTYETSLLVEEAISEELPYSEYFEYFAPDFTLHPDVSTRIENQNSRQYLDQIRQTIFENLKMLNHAPSVQIHDVPSDLLSYDRTDEPDPEERGSEENYSRPEAANEFYDGDHDNDKESDVEI